One window from the genome of bacterium encodes:
- a CDS encoding MliC family protein: MEKPASTLWTGVVVLAVAILAAFLYAYSMHQPPAFVMPGGESVSYSCGGQKGIAAAYASSTVALALSDGRSINLPQVPSGSGIRYEGTAEDGSDITFVSKGDNAFLEENGSVTYSDCLAGTSAASASGTLFTDAGKTFSFEYAPPITVSGGGVGYSTDWMVNATASGLVLAVATLPDSFEPSTNFRGAKLTVGTSADPSAVATCLTYEPTGGPAATTTTSLINGTSYRVLHTSDAGAGNFYETTSYRTVRDNQCYAIEYTIHTTNIGNYSPDQGITAYDQAKVTHLLGDVVQSFRFLAPGS; the protein is encoded by the coding sequence ATGGAAAAACCCGCCTCAACGCTTTGGACCGGAGTCGTCGTGCTTGCCGTCGCGATCCTCGCCGCTTTTCTCTATGCGTACTCGATGCATCAGCCGCCGGCGTTCGTGATGCCCGGCGGAGAGAGCGTTTCGTATTCCTGCGGCGGACAGAAAGGGATCGCCGCGGCATACGCGAGTTCGACCGTTGCGCTCGCGCTTTCCGACGGGCGGAGCATAAACCTGCCGCAAGTCCCGTCGGGCTCCGGCATACGGTACGAGGGCACGGCGGAGGATGGGAGCGATATCACGTTCGTCTCAAAAGGCGACAACGCGTTTCTTGAAGAGAACGGATCGGTGACGTACTCGGACTGCCTTGCGGGTACGAGCGCCGCTTCCGCTTCGGGGACGCTTTTCACCGACGCGGGCAAGACCTTCAGCTTCGAATACGCTCCGCCGATTACGGTTTCCGGCGGGGGAGTCGGCTATTCGACGGACTGGATGGTGAACGCGACGGCTTCGGGCCTCGTGCTCGCGGTCGCGACGCTCCCGGATTCCTTCGAGCCTTCGACCAATTTCCGGGGAGCGAAACTCACCGTCGGCACGAGCGCGGATCCTTCGGCCGTCGCGACCTGCCTTACTTATGAACCGACCGGGGGACCGGCGGCAACGACCACTACCTCGCTCATCAACGGCACGTCCTACCGGGTCCTCCATACAAGCGACGCGGGCGCCGGGAATTTCTACGAGACGACGAGCTACCGCACCGTACGTGATAACCAGTGCTATGCGATCGAATACACCATCCACACTACCAACATCGGCAATTATTCGCCTGACCAGGGAATCACCGCCTATGATCAGGCGAAAGTGACGCATCTCCTCGGCGACGTGGTGCAGAGCTTCAGGTTCCTCGCGCCCGGCTCATAA
- a CDS encoding GDSL-type esterase/lipase family protein: MRLTLAIVLLELAVAALLLWGAGSFLYRASISLGLVRAAKPFELGGTNYAKTLLVLGDSTGVGVGAARPEETVAGLLGKGIGATYVENHAVSGAVSKDLKKQMAQTKLGRYDAILLQIGANDIIAWRSAPDTAATLAPLLEELSKRGGRVYWMSAGNVGGATIFPFFLRPFYTALNLKYHSAFAALAQEKGITYVNLYTPPAKDPFAKHPEIYLAKDGLHPSSAGYALFYQRLKESAGIQ, translated from the coding sequence ATGAGGCTCACGCTCGCGATCGTGCTCCTTGAGCTCGCCGTCGCGGCGCTTCTTTTGTGGGGTGCCGGAAGTTTCCTGTATCGCGCAAGCATTTCGCTCGGGCTTGTGCGCGCCGCAAAACCCTTCGAACTTGGCGGAACTAATTATGCCAAGACGCTTCTCGTACTTGGCGACAGCACGGGCGTCGGGGTCGGTGCCGCAAGGCCCGAAGAGACGGTCGCAGGGCTTCTTGGGAAAGGCATCGGAGCGACATACGTCGAGAATCATGCCGTATCGGGCGCGGTCTCGAAGGATCTCAAAAAGCAGATGGCACAGACGAAGCTCGGCCGCTACGACGCGATACTTCTCCAGATCGGCGCGAATGATATCATCGCCTGGCGAAGCGCCCCGGATACGGCAGCTACGCTCGCGCCCCTGCTTGAGGAGCTTTCGAAACGAGGCGGCCGCGTCTACTGGATGTCCGCGGGGAATGTGGGCGGGGCGACCATCTTTCCGTTTTTCCTTCGCCCCTTCTATACCGCACTTAACCTGAAATATCACTCGGCCTTTGCCGCGCTTGCGCAGGAAAAGGGAATTACGTACGTGAATTTATATACGCCGCCTGCCAAGGATCCGTTCGCAAAGCATCCGGAAATATATCTTGCCAAGGACGGCCTCCATCCTTCTTCCGCGGGCTATGCGCTCTTCTACCAACGCCTTAAGGAAAGCGCAGGTATACAATAG
- a CDS encoding ElyC/SanA/YdcF family protein produces MEAAEYGGGALSWLRTCAWYSGGLVAVLALLILLVPIGMRESTAPYIYTSIEGAPEVETALVLGASVIRGEPSPILEARTDSAIELYKAGKAGKILVTGDNGALNHDEVTPVRKYLIDAGVAAEDIFLDHAGFDTYSSMYRARSVFGVTSVIVVTQDFHLPRAVFIARALGLPAYGFPAREERGTFYNYLREVPASVKAARDLLMRRVPEYLGPAIPISGDGSTTWY; encoded by the coding sequence ATGGAAGCGGCGGAATACGGCGGAGGGGCGCTCTCATGGCTTCGAACATGCGCATGGTATAGCGGAGGATTGGTAGCGGTTCTGGCGCTTCTCATTCTCCTCGTTCCGATCGGAATGCGGGAGAGCACCGCGCCGTATATTTATACGTCGATCGAAGGCGCGCCGGAGGTCGAGACCGCGCTCGTGCTTGGCGCCTCGGTCATTCGCGGCGAGCCGTCGCCGATTCTTGAAGCCAGGACCGACAGCGCGATCGAGCTTTATAAGGCGGGGAAGGCGGGGAAAATCCTGGTCACGGGCGACAACGGCGCGCTCAATCACGACGAGGTGACGCCCGTCAGGAAATACCTCATCGACGCGGGGGTCGCCGCCGAAGACATCTTCCTCGACCATGCGGGATTCGACACCTACAGCAGCATGTACCGCGCGCGAAGCGTGTTTGGCGTGACTTCCGTGATCGTGGTGACGCAGGATTTCCATCTTCCGCGCGCGGTATTCATCGCGCGCGCCCTTGGCCTTCCCGCCTACGGCTTCCCCGCACGCGAGGAGCGCGGTACCTTCTATAACTATCTGAGGGAAGTTCCGGCGTCCGTAAAGGCGGCGCGGGACCTGCTTATGCGCCGCGTTCCCGAATATCTGGGCCCGGCAATTCCCATTTCGGGAGACGGTTCGACGACGTGGTATTAA
- a CDS encoding VIT1/CCC1 transporter family protein: protein MTSSKAARALFLRNVIFGVEDSLVSTVGLLSGITLGATPRSIVLLTGLVYVFVEGFSMAVGSFLSEEGAQEYAGNKKSALGSSIFGAFVMLVSFVIAGFIPLIPYILLADQSAIWVSVAASILALFLLGVAGGKLAGTGMISRGLRMALLGGFAIAIGVLVSHFFRV from the coding sequence ATGACTTCCTCCAAAGCGGCCCGGGCCCTTTTCCTTCGAAACGTGATATTCGGCGTCGAAGACAGCCTGGTCTCGACCGTGGGGCTCCTCTCCGGCATTACGCTTGGCGCGACGCCGCGTTCCATCGTCCTTCTCACGGGCCTCGTCTATGTGTTCGTCGAAGGGTTCTCGATGGCGGTGGGGAGTTTCCTGTCGGAAGAAGGCGCGCAGGAGTATGCGGGTAATAAGAAGTCGGCGCTCGGAAGCTCCATCTTCGGCGCGTTCGTGATGCTCGTCTCGTTTGTGATTGCCGGGTTCATTCCGCTTATCCCGTACATCCTCCTTGCCGACCAGAGCGCCATCTGGGTATCGGTCGCCGCTTCGATCCTCGCGCTCTTTCTTCTTGGAGTTGCGGGAGGGAAGCTCGCGGGTACGGGGATGATAAGCCGGGGGCTTCGCATGGCGCTTCTTGGAGGCTTCGCGATCGCTATCGGCGTTCTCGTATCTCATTTCTTCAGGGTATAA
- a CDS encoding RusA family crossover junction endodeoxyribonuclease, which produces MRLRALKPEIVHIEGNALVPAKAVSYVLDANGKIVETVKPRTHAFENELKAKMRSELKGISLFPTKNKVFVSIICGLNSSHEYENLDLDNRVKTILDALKEVVYEDDKQVKVLLADKIFLKHKPESYFQFSIKVLDEKTERLLYRHLSKIGR; this is translated from the coding sequence ATGCGCCTACGGGCATTGAAACCCGAGATTGTTCATATCGAAGGAAATGCCTTGGTTCCGGCCAAGGCCGTTTCTTATGTGCTCGATGCGAACGGGAAGATCGTCGAAACGGTTAAACCGAGAACCCATGCATTTGAGAACGAACTAAAGGCGAAAATGAGAAGTGAACTCAAAGGAATCTCTCTATTCCCTACGAAGAATAAAGTATTTGTATCGATTATATGCGGACTTAATTCCAGCCATGAATATGAGAATCTTGACTTGGACAACAGAGTGAAAACCATTCTGGATGCATTGAAAGAGGTAGTATATGAGGATGATAAGCAGGTTAAGGTCTTACTGGCCGACAAGATATTTTTAAAGCACAAGCCGGAGAGCTACTTTCAGTTCAGTATCAAAGTGTTGGACGAGAAGACCGAGCGATTGTTATACAGGCATCTGTCGAAGATAGGCAGGTAA
- a CDS encoding thioredoxin domain-containing protein, with amino-acid sequence MHTEDNDFLKYLTPIAVVLAGGLIALAVFYNGTGAGTTTNGQPQAAAVNIKDVNIENEPFIGDANAPVTIAEWSDYQCPYCKQFEEQTLLQIIKDYVDAGKVKVVFKAYPFLGADSDTADMYARSVWHLYPAQYFAWRNAMFAAQDAEDDQGFGDAASIDKMNATVAGLDAAKIAADVKANAPAYQAEIDANKAEAAKLGISGTPAFIIGKTLLPGAYPYANFRPLIDAELK; translated from the coding sequence ATGCATACCGAAGACAATGACTTCCTTAAATACCTAACGCCGATCGCCGTCGTCCTCGCAGGCGGGCTGATCGCGCTTGCGGTCTTTTACAATGGAACCGGAGCGGGCACCACTACCAATGGCCAGCCGCAGGCGGCAGCCGTAAACATCAAAGACGTGAATATTGAAAACGAGCCGTTCATCGGCGACGCGAACGCGCCCGTCACCATCGCCGAGTGGTCCGACTACCAGTGCCCGTACTGCAAGCAGTTCGAGGAGCAGACACTGCTCCAGATCATCAAGGACTATGTCGACGCGGGGAAGGTCAAGGTCGTCTTCAAGGCGTATCCGTTCCTCGGTGCCGACTCCGATACCGCCGACATGTATGCCCGCTCGGTCTGGCACCTTTATCCGGCCCAGTACTTCGCCTGGAGGAACGCCATGTTCGCCGCGCAGGACGCGGAGGACGACCAGGGATTTGGCGACGCGGCATCGATCGACAAGATGAATGCGACCGTCGCGGGCCTTGATGCCGCAAAGATCGCCGCGGACGTGAAGGCTAACGCCCCGGCCTACCAGGCCGAGATCGACGCCAACAAGGCGGAGGCGGCGAAGCTCGGCATCTCGGGCACGCCTGCCTTTATCATCGGCAAGACCCTCCTTCCGGGCGCGTATCCGTACGCGAACTTCAGGCCGCTCATCGACGCGGAGCTGAAATAA
- a CDS encoding VTT domain-containing protein translates to MHLSFLIHHMLEAGAHSGYLPLFIALGSMLLEDVSVVFAGVMAADRYISPLVAVPAVIFGVAVTDFLFYGIGSYARTHPWLQSFVEHERAAPFKNWIHDELLTTVLTARFLPGFRLPIFLACGFFGVPWKRFAPIVFISDVLWSVVLFTIAYLFGFFTFGWLGVFRWPIVLLVAGIAFFIGHARFKKLKAVPEETV, encoded by the coding sequence ATGCATCTCTCGTTCCTTATCCACCACATGCTCGAGGCGGGGGCGCACAGCGGGTACCTGCCCCTCTTTATCGCCCTCGGCAGCATGCTCCTCGAGGACGTATCGGTCGTCTTTGCGGGGGTGATGGCCGCGGACCGCTATATCTCCCCGCTCGTCGCGGTGCCCGCCGTAATCTTTGGTGTCGCGGTCACGGACTTCCTCTTCTACGGCATCGGAAGCTATGCCAGGACCCATCCCTGGCTCCAGAGCTTCGTCGAGCACGAGCGCGCTGCCCCTTTCAAGAACTGGATCCACGACGAACTCCTGACGACCGTGCTTACGGCCCGCTTCCTTCCGGGTTTCCGGCTTCCGATATTCCTCGCCTGCGGATTCTTCGGGGTGCCGTGGAAGCGGTTCGCGCCGATCGTCTTCATTTCGGACGTGCTGTGGTCGGTGGTGCTGTTCACGATCGCCTACCTCTTCGGCTTCTTCACCTTCGGCTGGCTCGGAGTTTTCCGCTGGCCTATCGTGCTTCTCGTCGCGGGAATCGCCTTCTTCATAGGCCACGCGAGATTCAAGAAACTTAAGGCGGTTCCGGAAGAAACGGTATAG
- a CDS encoding DNA methyltransferase, which translates to MATVDIENIRNTFLSLQPREEWSFRDIGRSQTTAFSHDYHRYPAKFIPQIVRKLIEDYAPHTTQVVCDPFGGCGTTLVEAKLLGHPSIGFDINPVAKLITQTKTTAIKPRTLANHKERFLEYYDAAPSVSRPHHARITYWFDAETVIELDRIYFAIKKIKSPHVRRFFLCAFSHNLKNCSRWLMKSIKPTVDKDKIIPVPKQSFLRHLDSMIRKNDLFYNNLAEAKRISIPTKMYRRDSTKTFPIKSESIDLIVTSPPYVTSYEYADLHQLTLLWFGDDAKHFKKWHHFSNSFIDFRRTFIGTSSKTKKAGNFNSIIGAKIVDDLMLVERPLAIDVANYFLDMKKVFAEAHRILKKGGKACVIIGNTSLRGVEIQNAQVAAEQMQAAGFTNVDFIKREIPNKMITPWRDTESGKFTGMDNPSKTRAYEFEYIVVMEKN; encoded by the coding sequence ATGGCCACTGTTGATATCGAAAACATCCGAAATACTTTTTTAAGCCTGCAACCGCGTGAAGAGTGGTCTTTTCGAGATATTGGTCGCTCACAAACTACTGCCTTTTCCCACGACTATCATCGTTACCCGGCAAAGTTTATTCCGCAAATTGTTCGTAAATTGATTGAAGATTACGCGCCGCATACTACACAAGTCGTTTGTGATCCATTCGGTGGGTGTGGCACGACTTTGGTGGAAGCAAAGTTACTAGGACATCCGAGTATCGGCTTTGATATAAATCCAGTTGCGAAGTTAATCACTCAAACAAAGACCACCGCGATTAAGCCGCGTACACTTGCAAATCATAAAGAGAGATTCTTGGAATACTATGATGCAGCTCCGAGCGTCTCTCGCCCACATCATGCTCGAATTACTTATTGGTTCGATGCGGAAACCGTTATTGAGCTCGATAGAATTTACTTTGCAATAAAGAAAATTAAGAGTCCGCACGTTCGTAGATTTTTCTTGTGCGCTTTCTCACATAACCTGAAAAACTGCTCTCGATGGTTAATGAAAAGTATCAAGCCGACAGTTGACAAAGACAAGATCATACCGGTCCCTAAACAGTCCTTTCTTCGACATCTGGATTCAATGATTAGAAAGAATGATTTATTTTACAACAACCTAGCTGAAGCAAAACGCATCAGCATCCCGACAAAAATGTATCGTCGAGATTCGACCAAAACATTCCCAATTAAATCCGAATCTATCGACTTGATAGTGACTTCTCCGCCTTATGTGACTTCCTATGAGTATGCTGATCTTCATCAGCTTACGTTGCTGTGGTTCGGGGACGATGCTAAACACTTCAAGAAATGGCATCACTTCAGTAATAGTTTCATAGATTTTCGCAGAACTTTTATTGGTACGAGTTCAAAGACCAAAAAGGCCGGCAATTTTAATAGCATCATAGGGGCGAAAATTGTCGACGATCTCATGCTAGTTGAACGCCCGCTTGCTATCGACGTTGCTAATTACTTCCTAGATATGAAAAAAGTCTTCGCCGAGGCTCATCGAATTCTTAAGAAGGGCGGGAAGGCTTGCGTAATTATTGGAAACACAAGTCTTCGGGGTGTAGAAATTCAGAACGCACAGGTGGCGGCAGAACAGATGCAGGCCGCTGGTTTTACGAACGTAGACTTTATTAAGCGGGAAATACCAAATAAAATGATAACTCCGTGGCGTGATACTGAAAGCGGAAAGTTTACTGGAATGGACAATCCTTCAAAAACTCGTGCGTATGAATTTGAATATATAGTCGTAATGGAGAAGAATTAA
- a CDS encoding virulence protein RhuM/Fic/DOC family protein, giving the protein MAKRKKDSEIHMPVDVVVYQAKSGAIELRGDFSRETVWATQAQIAEVFGVERSVVTKHIRNILKDKELEERSVRAKLAHTAGDGKTYQVEHYNLDAIISVGYRVNSKTATAFRQWATKTLRSHIVEGYTINRARVAKNYDAFIRAVGEIKALLPSRAAIGDAGVLELVAFFADTWLSLDAYDRERFVPVRTTRKKVALTADILMRSVSVLKSELIARGEASELFAAEREVKALEGIVGNVLQSFGGKELYPSVEEKAAHLLYFIVKNHPFAGGNKRTGAYAFVWFLDRAKVLDRERITPSALTALTLLVAESDPKEKERITGLVTMLLGLSKK; this is encoded by the coding sequence ATGGCTAAACGGAAAAAGGACTCAGAGATACATATGCCCGTCGATGTCGTCGTGTACCAGGCCAAAAGCGGAGCTATCGAGCTGCGCGGCGATTTCAGCAGGGAAACGGTCTGGGCGACGCAGGCACAGATTGCAGAGGTTTTCGGCGTTGAGCGATCCGTCGTGACCAAGCACATCCGGAATATTCTCAAGGACAAGGAACTTGAGGAACGTTCAGTACGTGCAAAACTTGCACATACTGCCGGGGACGGCAAGACGTACCAAGTCGAGCATTATAACCTCGATGCCATCATTTCCGTTGGATATCGCGTGAACTCAAAGACAGCCACGGCGTTCCGCCAGTGGGCGACGAAGACCCTGCGCTCGCATATCGTCGAGGGCTATACGATCAACCGCGCCCGCGTCGCGAAGAACTACGACGCGTTCATACGCGCGGTCGGTGAGATCAAGGCGCTTTTGCCCTCCCGTGCCGCGATCGGGGACGCAGGCGTCCTTGAGCTTGTCGCATTTTTCGCAGACACCTGGCTGTCGCTCGATGCGTACGATCGCGAGCGCTTCGTCCCGGTCCGCACGACCCGCAAGAAGGTCGCGCTTACCGCCGACATCCTCATGCGGAGCGTCTCGGTCCTTAAGTCGGAACTCATCGCGCGCGGCGAAGCGTCGGAACTCTTCGCCGCCGAGCGGGAGGTGAAGGCCCTTGAAGGGATCGTCGGCAACGTCTTGCAGTCGTTTGGCGGAAAAGAGCTCTATCCGAGCGTCGAGGAGAAGGCGGCGCACCTTCTTTATTTCATCGTGAAAAACCATCCGTTCGCAGGCGGCAATAAACGCACGGGCGCATACGCGTTCGTCTGGTTCCTTGACCGTGCGAAGGTACTGGACCGGGAACGCATTACCCCGAGCGCACTCACCGCGCTCACGCTGCTCGTCGCGGAGAGCGATCCGAAGGAGAAAGAACGCATTACCGGCCTCGTGACGATGCTTCTCGGGCTCTCAAAGAAATGA
- a CDS encoding AAA family ATPase — translation MTQGEALNILKTGANVFLTGEPGSGKTHTVNEYVAWLRSHDIEPAITASTGIAATHIQGMTIHSWSGIGIAESLSEADLDRIASKEHVARRIAKTHVLIIDEVSMLSGEVLRMADRVCREVRRRPEPFGGLQVVLVGDFFQLPPVTRGGKEVSFAFDSPSWRELNPIICYLTEQHRQDDAKFTAVLSAIRAGDWDQSHVSAITSRETDGDELGDETPRLFTHNADVDRINGDKLAGIKGNAKTYEMESSGSPVLIEALKRGCLSPETLTLKEGAIVMCTKNNQAAGYVNGTLGTVIGFSTGWGASASPIIETKDGRELTIEPADWAVEENGKVRAKVTQVPLRLAWAITVHKSQGMSMDSAAMDLSRAFEYGQGYVALSRVRSLDGLHLLGWSEEALRVHPAVAARDAEFREASLEAGAAFSALEEDGSRETMERNFIKASGGTLEAREAGKPKPPKRSTYEETLALIEAGKTIEGVAAARALTFGTITDHVEKLVKGGKLDTEDVRRIIPVRLHDALPDIFEVFRAVGAEKLAPAFARLGSEHGYDDLRLARLLYERK, via the coding sequence ATGACGCAAGGCGAAGCGCTCAATATCCTCAAGACAGGCGCGAACGTCTTTCTCACGGGCGAGCCTGGGAGCGGCAAGACCCACACCGTAAACGAATATGTCGCATGGCTCCGTTCCCATGACATCGAGCCCGCGATCACGGCTTCGACCGGGATAGCCGCCACCCATATCCAGGGAATGACGATCCACTCATGGAGCGGCATCGGGATAGCGGAATCGCTGTCGGAAGCCGATCTCGACCGGATCGCAAGCAAGGAGCACGTCGCGCGGAGAATCGCGAAGACGCATGTTCTCATTATCGACGAGGTGTCGATGCTATCGGGCGAAGTGCTCCGGATGGCGGACCGGGTATGCCGGGAAGTGCGCAGAAGGCCGGAGCCGTTCGGCGGGCTGCAGGTGGTTCTCGTGGGCGATTTCTTCCAGCTGCCGCCCGTGACCCGGGGGGGAAAGGAAGTAAGCTTCGCCTTCGATTCGCCTTCGTGGCGGGAGCTCAACCCGATCATCTGCTATCTCACCGAACAGCACCGGCAGGACGACGCGAAGTTCACCGCCGTGCTCTCGGCGATACGCGCGGGAGACTGGGACCAGTCGCATGTTTCGGCGATCACATCCCGCGAGACCGACGGCGACGAGCTCGGGGACGAGACGCCCCGGCTCTTCACGCACAATGCGGACGTGGACCGTATCAACGGCGACAAGCTCGCGGGCATTAAAGGAAACGCGAAGACGTACGAAATGGAGTCGAGCGGATCCCCGGTCCTCATCGAGGCGCTTAAGCGCGGCTGCCTTTCGCCCGAAACTCTTACGCTTAAAGAAGGCGCGATCGTGATGTGCACTAAGAATAACCAGGCCGCGGGATACGTGAACGGGACCCTGGGAACCGTGATCGGCTTCTCGACAGGCTGGGGCGCCTCCGCGAGCCCCATAATCGAGACGAAAGACGGCCGCGAACTCACCATAGAGCCCGCGGACTGGGCGGTCGAAGAAAACGGCAAGGTACGGGCGAAAGTAACTCAGGTGCCGCTCCGCCTTGCCTGGGCGATCACGGTCCACAAAAGCCAGGGGATGAGTATGGACAGTGCGGCTATGGACCTCTCGAGGGCATTTGAATACGGGCAAGGATATGTGGCGCTCTCGCGTGTACGGTCGCTCGACGGACTCCACCTCCTTGGCTGGAGCGAGGAAGCGCTCAGGGTACATCCGGCCGTGGCCGCGAGGGATGCGGAATTCCGCGAGGCTTCGCTTGAAGCGGGCGCGGCATTTTCAGCGCTCGAAGAAGACGGGAGCCGTGAGACTATGGAGCGCAATTTCATCAAGGCCTCGGGCGGCACGCTTGAGGCGCGGGAAGCGGGGAAGCCCAAACCACCAAAGAGAAGCACGTACGAAGAAACCCTCGCGCTTATCGAAGCGGGGAAGACGATCGAGGGAGTGGCAGCCGCCCGCGCGCTCACGTTCGGCACCATCACGGACCACGTGGAGAAGCTCGTGAAGGGCGGGAAGCTCGATACGGAAGACGTGCGGCGCATTATCCCGGTCAGACTCCACGATGCGCTCCCGGATATTTTCGAGGTATTCCGGGCCGTGGGCGCAGAGAAGCTCGCGCCCGCATTCGCGCGGCTTGGGAGCGAGCACGGCTACGACGACCTGCGTCTCGCGCGGCTTCTCTATGAACGAAAGTAG